In Sphingomonas profundi, the sequence CGCCGCGCCGGCTGACGCGCTTCAGCGAGTTGGGGGTCAACACGCATCAGTCGGCCCCGGCGCCGGACGGTCGCCGGATCGCGTTCGCGGTCGATCTGCGGGGACAGAAGGCCCCGACCGTGCAGGAGGGCCTCTACATCGGCGAGTTCGGTCCCGCCAACTAGGCGGGCACGGGCACGTTCAGGGCGGCCGCGGATCGATCGGGCGCGGCTCGTGCCATGGTCGCTCATCCGATCCGGCGGGAACCATGAATGGCGATACGGGAAGAAGCGATGTCGACCGGTGCGCGTGTCGGCGGCGCGAAGCTTGCGGCCTTCAGCGTAACCGCCCTAGCCATCCAGGCCCTGGCCACGCTGCTGATCGTGTTCCTGCCCGAATTCTACGCCAATACCATAGGCTTGCCGGTGGGCGCCGTGGGTACGGCGTTTATGGCGGTGCGCGCGATCGATCTCGTGATCGATTTCGTGCTTGGTGGACTGATCGATGCCACGCACACGCCCTGGGGGCGGTTCCGACCGTGGCTGCTGGCGAGCGCGCCGGTGCTGGTCGTACCGATCTTGATGCTGTTCGGGGCCGAAAGGGGGGCCACTACGCTCTATCTGTGGGTCTGGTTGCTCGTCGTGTTCCTCGGTTTCTCCATGATCGTGCTGTCGCATCTCGCATGGACGGCGACATTGTCGAGCGATCCCGCCGGGCGAACGCGTGTCTTTGCCTGGTGGCAGGTCTTCGCCACCGCCGGGCAATTCTCGATCCTGGCGTTGCTGCCGATCGTCGCGCGCCTGTATCCGGACGATCCGGGGGCGGGCGTCCGCGCGGCGGGCTGGGTCATGGCCGTGCTCATCCCGCTCGCCATCCTGCTGGCGATATCGACCGTCCCTGAGCGTGTGCTGCCCGCCAGGACACATGCCCGCACGAGCCCACGCGACTATATCGCGATCTTCAGGCAGAATGCGGTGCTGCGGCTGGTTCTTGCCGATCTTGCGATCGCGATGTCCACAGGCATCGCCAACGCCGTCGCTCTCTTCTTCTACATGGGCCAGCTTGGTTTCGATCGTGCCGTGGCCAGCACGCTGATCCTGATTTCCTATGCTTTCGCCTTCATTGGTACGCCGTTGTTCGCCGCGCTTGCCGGCAGGGTGGGCAAGCCGAGGGCGCTCATGATCGGCGCGCTCGCCCAGGCGGCGTTTCAGATCATGGTCGCCTTGCAGCCGGCGAACACCTTCGCGCTGACCGCGGCGACCGTCGCGGCGCTCGGCCTATGCATCCCTATTGCCTGGTTCCTGCCGCGCGCCATGATGGCCGACGTCGCCGACGCGACCCGCGCGAGCACCGGCGTCGATCGCTCCGGACTGCTGTACGCATCGCTGAACGGTTCGATGAAGCTGGCGCTGGGCCTGGCCGTCGGGCTGGCGTTCCTGCTGCTGGAATGGACGGGGTTCAATCCCGCGAACGCCGCGGATCCGGCTTATTCCCTGCTGCTGCGCCTTCTTGTCGGCGGGATTCCGGCCCTTCTGTCTCTGGCCGTGGCATTGTGCATGTACCGTTATCCGGATACCCGGACCGCCGGGTAAGCGCGCAGCGGCCTTATGGCACGGTCAGCGATCGACGCCGGTAAAGGCATCGGCGGCGGTCTCGTTCTGGTTCAGATCAGCGCCGATCTCGAAGTGCAGCGCCAGGAGCCGCTCGCTTTCGTCCGCATCGCGGTTCAGCACGGCGCGCAGGACCTGTTCGTGGTGATCGATCAGGAA encodes:
- a CDS encoding MFS transporter, with translation MAIREEAMSTGARVGGAKLAAFSVTALAIQALATLLIVFLPEFYANTIGLPVGAVGTAFMAVRAIDLVIDFVLGGLIDATHTPWGRFRPWLLASAPVLVVPILMLFGAERGATTLYLWVWLLVVFLGFSMIVLSHLAWTATLSSDPAGRTRVFAWWQVFATAGQFSILALLPIVARLYPDDPGAGVRAAGWVMAVLIPLAILLAISTVPERVLPARTHARTSPRDYIAIFRQNAVLRLVLADLAIAMSTGIANAVALFFYMGQLGFDRAVASTLILISYAFAFIGTPLFAALAGRVGKPRALMIGALAQAAFQIMVALQPANTFALTAATVAALGLCIPIAWFLPRAMMADVADATRASTGVDRSGLLYASLNGSMKLALGLAVGLAFLLLEWTGFNPANAADPAYSLLLRLLVGGIPALLSLAVALCMYRYPDTRTAG